AGATGTCTTGGCGTAATGGCTAAGGGGTTGAGTCGCTGGACCCGGGTTAGAGTCCAGGCTGAGGCAACCCCCCGGACTTCAGCGCTCCATACGTACCCTTCCTCCCGGTAGACCAGGCCCATGGTCTGGAAGCAGGTCCGGTACTTGATCTCTCCCGGTATGGGCTGGGGAGCCTGGATGCGGCTTTTGGCCACGTCGAAGGGAATGTTGACACAGGAAGAGATGGTTCCAGAAGCCAGGCCAATAGCAAACTTCCTCAGGAACTCCAGGGTTGGGTCCTGACAGGGGaaaagggagagacagggacaaagaagagagacagagaagaacgagagatgggagagagatagagatgttcACTAAAGAGACAGAGGTCTGTGCTGCAGCAGTATCCATGGATGTTCCTCTTTCATTTATCTGCCTGGACATCTTTTTCTATTTTATAATCTGCCTGCACCAGGTCATTGTTCAATATGAAAGAAAGAGATAgtgatatatacagttgaagtcggaagtttacatacacttaggttggtgtcattaaaacttgtttttcaaccactctgaAAATTTCTTtgaaacaaattatagttttggcaagtcagttaggacatctactttgtgcatgacacaagtcatttttccagcaattgtttacagacagattatttcacttaattcaaatataattcactgtatcacaattccagtgggtcagaagtttacatacactaaattgtctgtgcctttaaacagcttggaaaattccagaaaattatgtcatggctttagaagcttctgttaggctaattgacatcatttgagtcaattggaggagtgcctgtggatgtatttcaaggcctaccttcaaactcagtgcctctttgcttgacatcatgggaaatcaaaagaaatcagccaagacttcagaaaaacaattgtagacctccacaagtttggttcatccttgggagcaatttccaaacgcctgaaggtaccacgttcatctgtacaaacaatagtacgcaagtataaacaccatgggaccacgcagccgtcataccactcaggaaggagacgcgttctgtctcctagagttaaacgtactttggtgcgaaaagtgcaaattaatcccagaacaacagcaaaggaccttgtgaagatgcttgaggaaacgggtacaaaagtatctatatccacagtaaaacgagtcctatatcgacatatatcgctcagcaaggaagaaacaactgctccaaaaccgccataaaaaagccagactacggtttgcaactgcacatggggacaaaaatcgtattttttggagaattgtcctctggtcttacgaaacaaaaatataactgtttggccatcatgaccatcgttatgtttggaggaaaaagggggatgtttgcaagctgaagaacaccatcccaacagtgaagcacgggggtggcagcatcatgttgtggaggtgctttgctgcaggagggactggtgcacttgacaaaatagatggaatcatagggcctcccaggtggctcagtggtctaaggcactgcatcgcagtgctagctgtgacaccagagactctgggttcgagcccaggctctgtcgcagccggctgcgactgggaggtccatggggcgactcACAATTGGCCTAAATTCGTCCggattagggagggtttggccagtagggatatccttgtctcatcgcgcactatcGACTCTaggctaggtgtacggtgtttcctcagaCGCAATATAatatgcggctggcttccgggttggatgcgcgctgtgttaagaagcagtgcggcttggttgggttgtgttttggaggaggcatggctctcgaccttagtctctcccgagcccgtacgggagttgtagcgatgagacaggatagtaaccactaacaattggataccacgaaattggggagaaaaagggggtaaacatttaaaacaaaaaaagatggcatcatgaggcaagaaaatgatgtggatatattgaagcaacatcgcaaatgggtcttccaaatggacaatgaccacagacatacttccaaagttgtggcaaaatggcttaaggacaacaaagtcaaggtattggagtggccatcacaaagccctgacctcaatcctgtataaaatttgtgggcagaactgaaaaagcgtgtgcgagcaaggaggcctacaaacctgactcagttacaccagctctgtcaggaggaatgggacaaaattccccaaacttattgtgggaagcttgtattAGGCTACCAGAAAGCGTCTGAcccgagttaaacaatttaaaggcaatgctaccaaatactaattgagggtatgtaaacttctgtgatgaaataaataaaagctgacataaatcattctctctattattctgacatttcacattcttaaaataaagtggtgatcctaactgacccaagacagggtatttttactaggattaaatgtcaggaattgtgaaaaactaagtttaaatgtattttgcgaagttgtatgtaaacttcggacttcaactgtatatatcttgatggtgtagtgatgaaatccaacccaacccaacagGATAGATGTAAGGACAATGTGTGCgtgtggggggtagagagagagagagagagcaatgactcTGACTCATGCATATGATTGCAAAGCAAAGCTGACATGAAAACCCTGATCATTTTATGGTAGCAAGGGGGAAAATTAGTGCTTCCTGACTGCAGTTTCCACCTCTCTGATTGGCTGAAGCACATGTCTGTTTGTGCGcttgctagagagagagaggatttatAAACAGGGTTCATGCAGGCAGACTGGCGGAGGCATATGGGGACAATTTAGTCTAATTGGGCATTGACTCTCTCTGCAGCACAGgggtattactgtgtgtgtgtgtgtgtgtgtgtgtgtgtgtgtgtgtgtgtgtgtgtgtattactgtaccaaagagagagagagaagtcctgGTCGGCCCAGGGAACTCTGAAGGTTAATTGgtcaggatatatatatatatatttttttttttatacaaatgaCAGAAGCCTATAGAAAGGCAGATCCTGGACAAGCCTGTATCTTGTCAAAGATCTGGACACTGAGTGCTGCTGAGTTAAATAACGGATCAtcttagagttttttttttttaagtagaatTTGGAGTACGGAACTGCTTGAAGTGGAATAAAAATTTCCGGTACTCATTTTAGTTTTACAGTACCGGTACTCATAAAAGAGTTGGGGTACTCAACCCAGAGGTTACATTTGAGTTACTGAGGAGGTTACATTTTAGTCTGGCCTCTGAACACCAACATGTACTTACAATAAGCACCAACTCAGACATTCACTTCTGACGGCACTGTGTTAGGAACAGCCCATTCAAATGCACATGAACGTGGCACAGTGAATTTGACTGCCGACACGACTGAGTTGCGATTCTCATTGCTCACCCTGCTAACAAAAGCATTTGAAGGGGTTCAATAATCAGCCCAGCCCGTCTCTGCTGGAGCAAGTTATATCTATCCTGTAACTATACAATGGGCTGAGCTTCACCTAAAACAGGCTCAACTCCAGCCAAGCCTGCAGGtaggtataatgcattatgatgcagttATAATGCATAGTTAGACTTATATGACCCCCTTTTTTCCATCTCACAATGATTCCGCCTAAATACCAGCCATTCTGAGTCAGTAGAAAAATTCCTGAACAGAGAGATATGACTGGGTTTCCCCAAAGGATCACTCTCTGAAGCTAAGATAACCAAGCCTAAGAAGTGGTCATTTTCCCTCTATTGACCACTTTAATACAGTTCACGCATGATAATAACTATCCATAAGCGCCATCCATAAATGCCAGAATCATGCAGACCAGGGGTGAATTCACCCAATAAAAAAAGCTTCAGTCAAAACGGCTTCCACATCTACCCCACTGTAGAACTAACTTCCTCCTGAAATAATAATACACTGTCTGCTTTCAATTAGTCCATGGAAGTCAATCTAGGATGCATCGCAAATGGCATCCTACtccagatgtagtgcactacttttgaccagggcccatagggcacaaTATCTGGAGTAGGGTGACATTTGAGACGCAGACCTAATGCTGTCTCCAGTTTCTATACGGTGAACAGGCTGGCGTATGGTAACGTTTCCATTCAACAAAATGTACTTTTGTTTGGGAATCAGGCCCTCGATGCCGGATGTGTAACGTGAACCTCTGAGGATGTTGTAGAGAGCAAACAGACGAGCTATTAGCGGCCCTCTACCCAACTCCTCTCTGATTTTCCTTCCTCTCAGTTGACTCACTGACTAACCAATCCAACTGTAGTACCTAGAGCATGGCTAACCAATCCAACTGTAGTACCTAGAGCATGGCTAACCAATCCAACTGTAGTACCTAGAGCATGGCTAACCAATCCAACTGTAGTACCTAGAGCATGGCTAACCAATCTAACTGTAGTACCTAGAGCATGGCTAACCAATCTAACTGTAGTACCTAGAGCATGGCTAACCAATCCAACTGTAGTACCTAGAGCATGGCTAACCAATCTAACTGTAGTACCTAGAGCATGGCTAACCAATCCAACTGTAGTACCTAGAGCATGGCTAACCAATCCAACTGTAGTACCTAGAGTATGGCTAACCAATCCAACTGTAGTACCTAGAGCATGGCTAACCAATCCAACTGTAGTACCTAGAGCATGGCTAACCAATCCAACTGTAGTACCTAGAGCATGGCTAACCAATCCAACTGTAGTACCTAGAGCATGGCTAACCAATCTAACTGTAGTACCTAGAGCATGGCTAACCAATCTAACTGTAGTACCTAGAGCATGGCTAACCAATCTAACTGTAGTACCTAGAGCATGGCTAACCAATCCAACTGTAGTACCTAGAGCATGGCTAACCAATCCAACTGTAGTACCTAGAGCATGGCTAACCAATCTAACTGTAGTACCTAGAGCATGGCTAACCAATCTAACTGTAGTACCTAGAGCATGGCTAACCAATCTAACTGTAGTACCTAGAGCATGGCTAACCAATCTAACTGTAGTACCTAGAGCATGGCTAACCAATCCAACTGTAGTACCTAGAGCATGGCTAACCAATCCAACTGTAGTACCTAGAGCATGGCTAACCAATCCAACTGCCATAAAATTGGTATTTTCACAGGCTGAGAGCCACTTATCCAGTATATTAGACTGAGAGGCTGTTTGAAAGGCTCTCAAAGTGATTAATAGGCCTGACTTTGTCTATGGACAGGACATAACAATTAGATCTACTGTAAGGGAAAGTCACTTGGTGGCTGGGCAGTTTGGTTTAGGAATATATAGTCTATGACCTACAATACAActtaacacaaaaaaaaaactgtacaCATACAGTTACATCCAACTGATCTAATGTAACGGAAAGTCAAAAGTCCTTGGTCTGTTTGGTGTAAAAACAGAAAGCCTATGGAAAAAAAACAACAGAGATACAGGCCAGGACAGCAACAACACAGACAGGCACATTCAATCTAATCTCCCGATACCTGGCTGGCAGGAATGGCGTCCTTGACGTTGAAGTAGAATCCAAAGTAGATCATGTTAAAGACGCCGTGGCGCCCCAGGGTCGACGTTAACCCTTTATTCAGCCCTCGCAGGCCAAAGCCGTCTGCGTTGATGATGTTCCGTGCTTGGGAAAACGTGGAGGGCTGCTGTATCGGGGCAAGGTCAGGAAGAGAAGAAAAGAGCACAATGTCAATGACAGAGAATAGAATAGTTCCACTTTATGAGAGTCAAATAAACAGTTAAAGAAAACGACCTATGGGAGCACGTGTCAATGACTGAGAATAGCAAAGATTCACTATAAGGGCGGATACTCGAGTATCGCAAAACCATACATCGGTGTCAAAGGTTACTGTCAAGATAAACATCAACGGTAAAGGGCAAGTTAAGCATGCAGATCTCAAGTTAGGATCCGGGCCATCGTAAGTGACAACAGTGAAATATTGCAATGCATTTACGTTCCTATTAAAGAGTGCTTTTGAATCTCACCACTTGGAAAGAATCTCTGTTGGCCTGCAGGCCGACTTTGACCACTTCAAATGGGTTGACCACCAATGCCTCGGTCAGGCCTGACCCTAGACCTGCTACTGACAGAgcctggggagagaggaagggagggggaaagCAGGAGAGAAAGCGGGAGATGGTTAAAGAGGGACACGTACGGGAGTGAAATACAAGATTGAAGTTCCACATCAACAGGGAGGGAaaaggacagagggaagagagaaacagagaagggcAGGTAGCCACAGGGAAAGGTACAGGGCGTATTTGTTTATAAGGTGTACATACATAAGATATATAGTATAAGATGGATTATATGGGTTTACATTGTGAGCATAGTAGTGTGTTTAAGACAACAGCACAACTCAAAGCTTCATTTGGCTTTGACAGaaaccagtctctctctcacacacggaTATAGGACATCAGTCTCAGTCATGCTGTGAAGCGGGTGAAGCGACAGATTCTCCAGAAAGGTTAAACAGTCCAATCGAATGGACATGTAGCATGAAGTACTTTGGTGTGTGTTTGACGTACAGTGAAGGGTGGTCAATGTGTGTCGAGCCTGTGTGAGGGGAAAAGACCAGCgcatggcgtgtgtgtgtgtgtgtgtgtgtgcatgcatacgtGTTTGTATGCATGCATCATATCAACGTTTCTTGGCCACCTACACATATTTGCAGGTGTAACTGCAGGCGCAGAAATGCTCATGTTACCAACAGGGCTGTAGAATGTCTcgcaaatacaatacaaataacTTTCAAAACAAATCATCAAAAAAATTATCTAAATAAGAATCAAGAAATAACAATACAagtagatatacagtgccttcagaaagtattcacacccttgacttattctacattttgttgtattactgCCTGGATttgaaatggattacatttagatttttggtgactggcacacacacaatacccaataacgtGAAAGTggcatatttttattttgtacaaatgaataaaaaataaaaagatgaaatgtcttgagtcaataagtatttaaccccttagttatggcaagcctaaataagttcaagagtaaaGATTTGCTTAACAAGCCACATAATACGCTGCATGGACTTACtctgtgtgcagtaatagtgtttCACATGCTTTTGTaatgactatctcatctctgtacccagtggcggatttaggtataggcgacatggGCGGCACGGGGCACCTGCACCAACATTtttggaatggtgacatttgcacgatcggttttctatcgctcatttgaaCGCCACGTCAATGATAtgatgtcaccgtgtgggactgtgggtcaattaacattgtcggagtgggcgccctgattctagtttgtgagctaggcaggctacggcctgggaaggtctccaactcagaagtacgagatggggaggggggcaggggtaggttgacctcaggtctccccactggaagcccgaggtagggggagctggggaatctatcaaatagcgtaCCTCTAACTCTGTACAGTACTAACgcaattagtaaaatcagtcacactacgaaatgctaccaaataaaccacaattcattcataatactgtgaatatatagtttcacacACGTTGTTGTATTTTTTCTGGTTTGTGTGGAATcgttaataataatataaaaccagtctccacaccaccaaggtgaattggtttagtcttgactcttggttgacagtgttgggtgatgggtaatgtattgatgctccagtgccaaatcaacacacatgtgtttctatttgtctttgttacttctttttgatatttatgagccttatttttttatatatttttatatttatatagttttagCTAGAACCGCCacactctgtaccccacacatacagataattgtaagctCTCTCAGTcaagcaatgaatttcaaacacagattcaatcacaaagaccagggaggttttcaaatgcctcgcaacgaagggcacctattggtagatgggtaaaaaaaaaacagacatggaatattcctttgagcatggtaaagttctTTAATTACACTTTGCATGGTGAATTAATacgcccagtcactacaaagatacaggtgtccttcctaactcagttgtcggagaggaagggaaccgctcagggatttcaccatgaggccaatggtgactttaaaacagttacagagtttaatggctgtgataggacaaaactgaggatagatcaacaacagTATAGTTATTCCAAAATACTAACCTAatcgacagagtgaaaagaaggaagcctgtacagaataaaaatattccaaaacatgcatcttgtttgcaacaaggcactgatGTAATATTGTAAAAAATGTTGCaatcaattaactttttgtcttgAAGATAAAGTTATTTTTGCGGCAAATCTAATACAAACATTACAGAGTAacattctccatattttcaagcataatggtggctgcatcatgttatggttatgcttgtaatcgttaaggactggtgagtttttcaggataaaaaaatacatggaatggagctgagcacaggcaaaatcctagaggaaaacctggttcagtctgctttccaccagacactgggagattataattcaccttccagcaggacagaaacgtaaaacacaagaccaaatctacattggagttgcgtaccaagaagacggtgaatgtggccgagttacagtttagacttaaatctactttaaaatctatggcaagacctgaaaatggttatcGAAGCAATagtcaacaaccaatttgacagagcttgacattaaaaaaaataagaataatgggcaaatgttgcacaatccaggtgttgaaagctcttagagacttacccagaaagactcacagctgaaaTCTTTGCCAAAGgttattctacaaagtattgactcaggggtgtgaaaacctatgtaaatgagatatttctgtatttaattttcaatcaaTTTGCTCAAAATTCTTAAaccatgtttttactttgtcattatggggtattgtgtgtagatgggtaaaaaaatacaatatttaatgcattttgaattcaggctgaaacacaacaaaacgtggaataagtcaagaggtatgaatactttctgaaggcactgtattagaGTGAGCATGTGTGAGAATAAAGAATATAAAtacatggtgtgtatagacagtatataattTGTTAAGGAAATTGtaaaaaaagtatgtggacacctgcttgtcgaacatctcattccaaaatcatgggcattaatatggaagtggtcccccc
This genomic stretch from Oncorhynchus kisutch isolate 150728-3 linkage group LG7, Okis_V2, whole genome shotgun sequence harbors:
- the slc25a21 gene encoding mitochondrial 2-oxodicarboxylate carrier isoform X1 encodes the protein MTSPKKQGLLREASHQIIAGGSAGLVEILLMHPLDVVKTRFQIQRGTSDPHNYKSLADCFRTVFRNEGIYGFYKGILPPILAETPKRAVKFFTFEQYKKLLSLTGLPAGLALSVAGLGSGLTEALVVNPFEVVKVGLQANRDSFQVQPSTFSQARNIINADGFGLRGLNKGLTSTLGRHGVFNMIYFGFYFNVKDAIPASQDPTLEFLRKFAIGLASGTISSCVNIPFDVAKSRIQAPQPIPGEIKYRTCFQTMGLVYREEGYLALYKGLVPKIMRLGPGGAVMLLVYEYVSGWLNKNW
- the slc25a21 gene encoding mitochondrial 2-oxodicarboxylate carrier isoform X2; this encodes MHPLDVVKTRFQIQRGTSDPHNYKSLADCFRTVFRNEGIYGFYKGILPPILAETPKRAVKFFTFEQYKKLLSLTGLPAGLALSVAGLGSGLTEALVVNPFEVVKVGLQANRDSFQVQPSTFSQARNIINADGFGLRGLNKGLTSTLGRHGVFNMIYFGFYFNVKDAIPASQDPTLEFLRKFAIGLASGTISSCVNIPFDVAKSRIQAPQPIPGEIKYRTCFQTMGLVYREEGYLALYKGLVPKIMRLGPGGAVMLLVYEYVSGWLNKNW